From the genome of Callithrix jacchus isolate 240 chromosome 7, calJac240_pri, whole genome shotgun sequence, one region includes:
- the LOC144576928 gene encoding uncharacterized protein LOC144576928 yields the protein MGSDARRARDGPRERAGPGRAGEEGTRAAEPGTSARLRARRPRLERAPAGTRLGSADRGWRVRPRARVTSGRSCGLPEPRGPLLPSKGMRGVAKGGPGDEASELRLANSQGPRSTSRPGSCPGSCPQRICPEFTEEIFVTFQRRLLCALFLSDIL from the exons ATGGGGAGCGACGCTAGGCGCGCGCGCGATGGACCCCGGGAGCGCGCGGGCCCGGGAAGGGCGGGAGAGGAGGGAACGCGCGCGGCGGAGCCGGGAACGAGCGCGCGCCTCCGAGCCCGTCGGCCCCGTCTGGAGCGCGCACCCGCGGGCACGCGCCTGGG GAGCGCAGACCGCGGCTGGCGAGTGCGGCCCAGGGCCCGAGTCACTTCGGGCAGGTCGTGTGGCCTCCCAGAACCTCGGGGTCCTCTTCTGCCCAGTAAGGGGATGAGAGGGGTCGCGAAAGGGGGTCCAGGAGACGAGGCCAGCGAACTGCGCCTGGCAAACAGTCAAGGGCCGCGCAGCACGAGCCGCCCCGGCTCCTGCCCTGGATCCTGCCCCCAGAGAATCTGTCCAGAATTCACTGAAGAAATCTTTGTGACTTTCCAAAGGCGGCTGTTATGTGCGCTCTTTCTCAGTGACATACTGTGA